Part of the Wolbachia endosymbiont of Ctenocephalides felis wCfeJ genome, ATACTTTTCTCTGCCCAGTGATTTATGGTATTGATGGGGTCAGTGTTACCTGGAATAATGTTGTCCTTATGTGGTGGTATAGAGAGTGAATGCATAATAACGATGCTACACCCAGCGCTAGCAATTGCTTTTAGGGTATTATCATCTAGATCTCCTTTAACATCGTTTATCCAAGCAATGTTATAATATTCCAAAGCTTTTAAAATAACATCCGGCCAGAAACTATCAATACTGACTTTAATATCGCCAGCTTTCATATAATGACTGAGATTATCAAGTACTGGTTTTAACCGTGCATATTCTTCCTCTGGGGTCTGCATCGAAGACCCAGGCCTTGTTGATTGAGCACCAAGATCAACTACGCTTGCACCATCTGATACCAGTTGCAATGCCTGCTTAGTTGCTTGGTCTACATCATAATAAAGACCACCATCTGAAAATGAATCAGGAGTGACGTTGACAATTCCCACAAGCTCTGGTGAAAGCATAAAACTTTTTAAAAAGCAGTCTTGAACGCTAGGAGTGTTGTGAACAACAGTACCAAACGTCTTGTTGGTTGTTGGAATATTACCCATGGGGTTGAGCATTGCCATCAAGTGAAGCAAAAATGGTCTGTTCAACAATTCTGGGTGAGGAATTTTAAGGTAGGGTGCATCGAGCGTTAGATCATCCCATAATAAAATATCCAAGTCGATAATACGAGGTGCCCACTTTTCATGAATCTGTGGACGACCAATGTCACATTCGATTTGTTTTAGACCTTTTAATAGCTCTTCGGGAGAAGCAAGACAGCTTCCATACACAACCATATTAAGAAATGGCTTGTTCCACTCAGTTGGGGCACCATTTGGTAAAATAGCTTTAGTTTCTAAGACAATCGAAAATTTTAGGTCTTTAAAATAATGCTCCTTTAGTAGTTGAGCAGCTTTTTGTAAATTAGAAAGGCGATTTCCTATATTTGAGCCAATAGAAATATAAATCATTAGGTATCTTCCTGCTCTTGCAGTGCATTGCTATAGGTAAAGAGAACACCCCCATGCACATCGGGAACGGGTGGTGCAACTTTGTGAGCAGTCACTCTTATAGAAGAAATAATATGCCTTTTCTGCATTAAAAGGTTACTAATGGTTATATATACATCATGAGTGAAATGCTCGATTAAATTGAATTGCTTGCTTTGAGCAAGCGATTTTATACTCTGCACTACTTCCAGATAGCAAACAGTATCCTCAAGCCGATCAGTTATAAATCCTACAGGAGGAGACTTAAAGATAAAATCAACATTAATACTCACTAATTGGGAATGAAACTTCTCTTCCGTACTACAGCCTAAATGAACCCAAAGCCGTAAATCCTGGATAAGGAGGTTACATAACGGTTTTGTACCTAGTCCCATCTTTATACTTATCTAGCTTACAAAAACCCACATGTTTCCGAAGTTTACCGAATTACTCAAGAGAAATTTTCCCCCTTTATTGATGAAAACCCCCTCAGCAATGTGCATATGCGTTCATCATTCCATCAAGAAAACCCCATAAAAGCTTTGCTCCTTTTTTAGCACCTTGCATAACTTTCCCTTGTTCTTCTTCATTTAAATCCGCAATAAGGTTTGCGCATTCCTCAGAATGCCACTCATCAGCATGCATGTGAACAGTAAAGAATTGGAGGGAGCGCTCATCATTTATTGAATAGTGTTTTTTGAGACCATCAATTTTAGATTTAGAAACCTCAGGGGTTTGACGTTCATAAGCATGAAGAGCCCCAAGACCCATTGCAAAGCCTGACCGTACAATATCAAAGTAACCATCAACCAATTCTTGTGTCTCCTTGATTTGCGCATCTTCACGAAGATCGGACCGTGAGACACCAAGCCCTTCAGCAAAACGTTGCCATAGCTCTGGATGGTTCTCATCACCTTGCTCTTCCTCCACTAAATTACCAAGCAAAACTTGTCGCATTTTCAGATTTGGGCACAAAGAATGTATACTACTGATATAGCGAGGAAATGCGGCAACATGATGATAATATTCCTTAGCGTAAACCTGTAGAGCTTCAAGACTCAAGTTTCCTTCATTCCAGGACTGATAAAACTGATGTTTCAATAAATGTAAATCATCTAATTCTTTATTAAGCAATTGAACGAACGTTATAATAACTCCTAAGTTAACACAAAACTATTCTAGGCTATTCATAGACTTGTTAGATGTCAAGAGATATAAGAATTTGTGTACTGCCCAAAGGACATGGATAATATATTATTCAGCACTTCCTAACTTATCATGCTATACCACTGCTCTTCATCCAAAATTTTTACACCTAATTCCACTGCTTTTTTGTATTTAGTTCCTGGTTTTTCTCCTGAAACTAGGTAGTCAGTTTTAGCAGAAAGATTTGAACTAACTTTTGCTCCTAGAGCTTTGGCTCTTACTTTTGCCTCTCCTCTACTCATAGTAAGTAGTTTGCCGGTAAACACTATAACTTTATTATTCAAAATAGAATCGCTAGAGTTGGAGCTGACAGGCAGAATTTGAAGATAATCAGTAAGATCCTTCAACATTTTGGTGTTGTGTTCCTTAGAAAAAAATGATTCCAAAGATTTAGCCGCTTTGTCTCCTATGCCATCTATACCTACTAGCTCATCACTAAAAGATTTGGCTGCTTTCTTCTCTGCGCCATCTATCTCAGCATCATCTGATAACAGTTTGATCATCGAACTATACCAATTATCATAAGAGACATAATAATTTACAAGCAATGCTGCTGCAACTTGGCCAATAAATCTAATACCCAAGGAAAATATAAACCTATCTAGAGTTATTACCTTTCTACTTTGTATAGCATTTAATAAATTAGTTATTGATTTTTCGCCCCAGCCAGACTGTTCTTCCAGATTGAATTCATTTAATTTTTCTTCTAAGGTAAAAATATCTGGGATTTGCTTTACTAAACCAAGGTCATAAAAAAACTTTATCTGCTTTTCACCAAGGCCAACAATGTCAAATGCATCTTTCGATACAAAATGTTTCAGTTTTTCTATTATTTGAGCTCTGCAGGTAAATTCCTCAGGGCACCTTATTGCTACTCCCTCAATCTGTACTTTACTACCGCATTCAGGGCATACTTCAGGAAATACAAATTCAGGTGCATCCGTATGACGAGAGCCTTTATCTACTCTGACAATCTGAGGAATCACATCTCCTGCCCTTTTGATTGTTACAACATCTCCTTCTCTTATGTCTTTACGTTTTATCTCATCTTGGTTATGCAGGCTTGCTCTACTGACTAGCACTCCACCAATATTGACTGGAACTAAATCTGCGACTGGAGTTAAAACTCCCGTTCTACCCACCTGTATAAATATTTTATTTAACTTTGTCTTTGCATAAACTGCAGAAAATTTGTATGCAAGCGCTGAGCGCGGTGCTTTATGGGTACTTCCTAGGCGATTTTGCAGCACCAAATCATTGACTTTGTAGACTATTCCATCAATATCATAATCCAAGTTATAGCGACAATCATAGATCTCGTTATAGAACTTCAGCATTCCATTCAAACTGCTTGTTAAGAACCGATGCTCATTTACGCAAAAGCCAAGTTCCTCAAGCCTCTCTAGTACTTCACTTTGGCTTTTTTCCGTTCCGCCAATCAAAGAATAAGCAAAATATCTAAGTGGTCTACTTGCCGTAACGTTCGCATCCAACTGTTTCAGAGAACCAGCAGCCGCATTTCTAGGATTGGCAAACTCATTGTTTTCATTTAACTTTAAAAAGTCGCTGTTACTGATATATATTTCACCTCTTACTTCTAATCTGCCTTTTACACCAGGCAAAACTCTAGGAAAGCCTTTTATTGTTGCAACATTATGAGTGACATCTTCTCCTATGAAACCGTCACCTCGAGTTGCGGCTCTAACGAATCTTCCATCCTCATAAATTGCAGAAAACGACAACCCATCAATTTTTGGCTCACATAATATCTCTATTTCATCCTCAATTAAAAACCTCTTTATCTTAGATAAAAATCTCTCTACACCTTCCTCATCATAAGCGTTCTCAAGGGAAAGCATAGGTTCCTGATGTTCCACTTTGGAAAATCTTTCATCAGGTGCAGCACCAACGCCATTTTGTGTTACATCAGTTTCTGGAAGTTGTGCTTCTATTTCAGCTGCCTTTCGCTTCAGCTCATCATATTCAGCATCGGTAATTTCCGGCTTATTTTTTTGATGATACAAGACATCATGATAACTCATCTTCATTTGCAATTCAGCAAGTTCTCGTCGCAAATCTTCTAAATTAGTCATATCTCTTTGAACATAGGAACTAGTGCATAAATATGAAGTCAGATTAGTTTTTCCGTCAAGCCGTGAATTTTTGTAAATTCAATGTATGGTAGAGGTAAAGTACTAAAAAATCAAGAGAAGTATTGCAAGTAGGTAAAAGCGATAGATTTATTTGCAACCAGTGACCAGAATTATTTATCATAACTTTGGAGCTGTATAAATTTTGTATGATAATATTAATAACAAACGATGATGGTTTTGAAAGTGAAGGAATAAAATTACTCAAAGAAGTTGCGCAAAATTTTGCATCAGAAATATGGGTAGTGGCACCAGATACTGACAGGAGTGGGGCAGCAAGATCTCTTGATTACCCAATAAGACAATCTATTAGAGTAAATCAACGTGGTGAAAGGGAGTTTAGTGTATCTGGTACCCCTGCAGATTGTGTTATTATTGCACTGAATAAAATTATGAATAAAAAGCCAGATTTAGTACTATCTGGAGTAAATATTGGTTCAAACGTTGGAGATGACGTTTGTTATTCAGGAACAATTGGTGCTGTAATGGAAAGCGCTGCAAGATCTATACCTTCTATTGCGCTAAGTCAGGTGTATCATAATGGTATGATACACTGGCACAATACAAAGGTTTTTGCACCCAAGATTATCGCTAAACTAGTTGAAATTGGCTGGCCTAAAAATATAGCAATGAGCGTAAATTTTCCTGCTACAGAGAAAGTGAAAGGAGTAGAATTTGCTGAGCAAGGCGAATATAACATTGATGGAGACTTAACTTTCACTGAAAATTTCGATGGCTCTTTAAGTTTAAATTGGTCGCGAGAGCACTCAGGTAGTGGCAGTGTAGGCAAAATCAAAGAAGGATTTATCACTATCACACCAATAAAATTAGATTTTACAGATTATGATACGTTGAATGCTATGAAAAATTCTCACGCAGACAAATTTTTTCCATAGTTAATTGAAAAAACATTTGCAAATCTTTTATTAGCCAAATAATATGTGGCTATTAGACATAATAGCCTCCTACTTCGCACCTTTTTAGGTGCGAGTTGAGGTTGTGTTTAGATTCAAAGCTTTGGTGTCTATTCAGGAACGTAGTTAATTTGCGAATATTGAAGCAAAAGTGTAGCTCCTCCTATTAAAGATTAATAGAGTTGTACTTTTTAAATATGAGAAGTCAAGATTTGTGTATGTTATATATAAACTTGCTACCTCAGTTCACTGTAACCTGATTAATACAAAAACATATGTTAATATTTGTTTTGATCCGAAGAAGATGGAATTTTAAGCATTATTCATAAAGCAACGCAAGGTAAAAATTACATAGATCCTGAGTATGCAAAGAGGCGAAAAGCTTCTGAAGAAGGGGGGTTAATGTGGGAAGCATACCATTTTGGCACCAGGGAAGACGGTAGGCAATAGGAAATTTACAAAAATCCATTTTTAACTTACACTATAACTTTAAACCTACAACTTATGCGTAATAGGCTTATAATCAAATCTTTTTCGGTGCTGTCCATCCTTTTACTTGCTTTATATATAATATTACCGAATTTCTTCGATAATAAGCTTCTTGTTTCAAAAAAGCGAATAAACTTGGGGCTTGACCTGAAAGGTGGGTCATCTCTGCTTCTTAACGTAGATTTGGATTCTTACTTTAAAGAAAAACTGAGTATGTTAGCTGACGAGATAAGAGAAAGTCTGCCAACAAAAAACATTCAATCTAGCGTAGAAGGTAACAAACAAGTGGTTGTAACTTTGAATAATATCGATGACCATAAGAAAGTTTCAACGTTAGTCCATAAAATAAACCCAAATTTAGAGCTAAATAGGAAAGATGCTTCGATTTTCATTTCATATAAGCCTCATTATAAAAGTTCCCTAATCAATGAAGTAGTTTCAGAGTCGATAAGTAATGTCCAAAGGCGTTTGGATAAGCTTGGCACAAAGGAAGTAAGTGTGCAAAAACAAGGACAGGATAAGATATTAGTCCAAGTGCCTGGAGTAGAAGACACTGAACAAATAAAATCTCTGCTTGGTAAAACTGCTAAGCTAGCTTTCCATTTGGCAAACACTAATGTCGCTAAAATGCAGGATATAGACCACGAAACTACCGTCATACTCAAGGATTCTTTAGGTAACTCTTATCCAATATTCCGCAAAACTGAAATAGGCGGTGATTCGTTAGTTAATGCATCAGTTAGATTTGGTCAACTAGGAAAACCCTCAGTACATTTTAAATTTGACAGCATAGCGAGTAAAAGATTTGCAAAAATTACTAAAGAAAACGTGGGAAAACCCTTTGCAATTATTCTCGATAACACAGTTTTAACTGTACCAACAATACGTGAACCAATTTTAAATGGAGAGGGAGAAATTAGTGGCAATTTCACTGAAAAACAAGCAAGTGAGCTTGCAATACTTTTAAAATCTGGGGCACTGCCAGCACCACTTAAAATAATAGAAGAGAAAAATATTGGCCCAAGTCTGGGAGAAGAGTCAATAAAAGCAGGAGAAATAGCAGCGATGATCTCTATCGTAGCTGTTGCTTTATTTATAATTGTTACTTACGGCAAGTTAGGCATATTAGCCTCTGTTGCACTGCTTTTTAATGTAATTTCCATATTGTTAATCCTCACTCTACTTGAAGCAACTCTTACTCTACCGGGAATTGCTGGTATTGCGCTGACTGTTGGTATGTCGGTTGATGCAAACGTTTTGATATTTGAACGCATTCGTGAGGAAATGAAGTTAGGAAAAAGAACAGTCCGTGCCATTGAAGAGGGTTTTAAAAACGCAATAAAGACAATCCTTGATTCAAATCTCACCACACTAATTGCTGCTGGGATAATGTTTGCCATTGGCAGCGGAGCAATCAGAGGCTTCTCTGTTACTTTGTCAATAGGCATCTTATGCTCAATGTTCTCTGCAATTACAGTCACAAAACTTCTAATAGAGTTGTGTGTGGATCCGAAGAAGTTGGTGCTTTAAGTTTTAGCAGCCACTAAATTCTTATCTTCACCTTTAATTTCTGAAGGATCAACCGATTCAAGAGTATTACTAGGTTGTCGTCCATTGACATTAGGGTCACTTGTAGTGCAATTGTCATTCTTTTCCTGCGAAGAAAAGTGTTCTTTTACTACTTCAACTGTAGCCTTTATAAATTCTCCTGCAACACAAGCTAAAAGTGGTATACCAATTCCTATTATTATACCTATTCCAATTGTTGACATCGCACCAAGGGAAACTGTATTCACAGATGCAGCAAGGCCAACTCCAATTGCTATGCTAGAAATATGTGATAAGCTCCATGACCCAAGTAGCTCTTCGTGACCTGCTTGATATAACGTGAAAAGTAACCAAAAAATTAATGTAGAGGATAATGCTGCAGAGGCGATAATGGCGCTGCCTAAAACAATGGGCAAAAAAGCTGTAAAACCTAGAGCAGAACCAATAAGACCTGTAATACACCCTATTGTCCCACCTACTGCTAATGTTACTCCCGCAAAAAATGTTATTACTTCAAGTGTTTCCCTACTCATGATTCTCCTTTAAGATGTTTAATAATAAAATAATATTTTATTATTAATTGTTTGTCAAGTTATTTTGCCTATCAACCTGGTTCCAAAATAGCAAAATTGCTGTATAATATCATTTTGAGGTTTTATTTCTAATGCATAAGCTTGCGATACTTTTTTCTATACTGCTTGCAATAGGTGCTTACTATTTAAACAATGAAGTGATATTTGAAGTAGCAAAGCTATTTAGTGATATATTCATCAGTTTGCTCAAACTAATCAGTTTACCTTTGGTTTTCCTATCTATAGTGTCCACAATTTCAGGGCTTAAAGACTCAATTGCAATTAAAACCTTAGTTAAGAAAACATTATTTTATACGCTGCTTACAACCATTATAGCTGCATTTGTTGCATTATCGTTTTATCTGCTAATAGATCCAGTAAGAAAAAACTTCATAAGTAATGCGATAGAAAGTGTGAATGACGGCAACCATAATTACTTTGCATACTTGAAATCACTCATTCCTTCAAATTTTGTACAAGTCTTTCTTGAAAATAACGTTATTGGTAGCGTATTGATCGCTTTTTTAATGGGTGGAGCTGTCATTTCACTTTCAAAAGAAAAACAGGATATATTACATCAGGTGTTTTCTGCACTTTTCGACACGTTACTTAAAATCGCCCAAGGGTTACTAAAGTTCATTCCACTTGCTGTATGGTCTTTTATTACATGTTTTCTGCACGAATTAAAAAGTGGTAGCGAATTTTATAGCCTATTGTGGTATTTTACCTGCATAATGTCTGCAAATTTCGTGCAAGCGTTTCTGGTTTTACCGCTACTTATGTGGTATAAAGGCATATCGCCAATTCAAACACTGAAGGGAGTAATGCCAGCACTCACGCTTGCGTTTTTTTCTAAATCATCCAGTGCAACACTGCCAACAACTATAAACTGCGTGCAAAATAAGCTGAAGGTGCCAAAAAAATTATCGTCTTTTATCTTACCGATATGCACAACGATCAATATGAACGCATGTGCTGCGTTTATTCTGATCACAGTAATGTTTGTTGCAGAGATGAATGGACACACATTTTCCTTAAGCGAAATGTTTATATGGATTTTTTTAGCTACAGGAGCTGCAATTGGTAACGCTGGAGTGCCGATGGGGTGCTATTTTATGGCAACTAGTTATCTTGTATCGATGAACGTTCCTTTGTATATTATGGGACTGATTTTGCCTATTTACACGATCATTGACATGTGTGAAACTGCGATAAACGTATGGTCTGATGTTTGCGTAACTCAAATTATTAACAAAGAATATAAGGATGAAATTTAAAAAATGACATTAGATAAAGGTAACCCAATAATAAAGGAATTTGAGGAGGCAGGAGCGATTTTGCACGGGCATTTTGTTTTATCCTCTGGGCTACATAGCGATACATATATACAATGCGCTAAGATTTTTGAGAATCCAAGCAGAGCCATGAAAGTTTGTAAACTACTGGCACACAAGATAAAAAAGGAAATAAGTAGCCCAATAGATTTAATACTATCTCCCGCAATTGGTGGAATAATCGTGGGTTACGAGATTGGCAGGCAGCTTGGAATCAGGACGATGTTTTGCGAGCGCGTTAATGGCGAGTTTGAACTGCGCCGCGGATTTGAGATCAAAAAGGGTGAGAAAATATTACTGATTGAAGATGTGATAACCACGGGTAAATCCTCACTAGAAGCAGTAGAATGTGCAGAAGGGAAGGGGGGTAAAGTCGTTGCTGAAGCTGCTCTAATCAAGAGGAATAGTGAAGCAAAATTGCCTTTTCCTATTATATCTTTGCTTGAGCTTAACATTAAAAATTATAGCGAAGAAGAGCTTCCTGAGGAACTGAAACAACTGCCTATAACTAAGCCAGGGAGCAGGGAATATCTAGGTAATTGTACGAAGTAACCCTATTTTCAATGTCATCCAAGTAGAATAGAAACGGATTAAATACAAAATTTACTTGACAACCTTCGCTGTTACCTTTATTACATTGGAGCTATTCATTTAGCTTCAATCTGTGCAGATTAAACGACGAAAGTATCACGGTTGGCGTCTTATGTTTAATTTTTTGCACTATGTGCACCTTATGTCTTTATTAATTTTACCTAGACTTCTAGTTTTTTCCCTATACAAGCTGAAACACGCTTATAAGTCGTTTAAGACAGCACCCAACGCCGGATTTTAAAATAGAGAGTGGAATAACTAGCTACCTCGGGGTTTTATTGTCTTTTTTCTCTGTCTGGTAAATTTCTTAAATATTATAGCTTAAACTAGTTGCTTTCAAAAGCAGCTAAATTGCAGCGTTTAAGGCATAAAAACGCCAATACTGAAAATAAATATTGACCAGGGCTTCTTTTGCCTTTTTTCTCGCTTAGTAAATTTCTTAATGCTTATAGCTAAAGCAATTCAAAAGTCCGTGGAGGGTGTAATTTTATAAGAGTCTATAATACATATGCAAGATTCGCTTGTTTTTTGCCCAAAAGATCTTATATAAGATATGCGTAATCCATTCTCAATTAGTTCAAAAAGTTTTAAGAAATTGGGTTCAAGATTACGCCAGTTTAATGTAGTTTAAGCTAGTTTAGATTATAGAATGAAATCTTCTTAGGCTAGGAAGTGGACTATTGTAGAGGAATTTAGTGTAATATATAGGTCGCCCTTGTGCATGATAAAGATGTGGAGTCAATAAGAAAGTTATTTAACTTATATAATAACAAACAGACTGTAACGCATAGGCTTTGGAATGTTTTTAAATGTTTAGTGACTATTAACTTCGGTGGTGCACTAAAGGAGTGCTTTGTACGTAATACAGTACCCATAGAGGAAAAGAACATCTTATTAGCACAAGGGTTAAAAGAGATAGTCAACAGCAATGATAATGACGGAAGAGTACCTAACTATGTAGATGAATTTTTGGAACAAAAACTAAAAGAAAAATTAGGAGGATATTTTCAATCATTTAATGCTACTCAGAATAATTTAGAGCTTGAGAAAGCAACAGAATTTAGTGAATTTCAGTCTGTAGCCGAGAAATTACTCGAAGGGCATGATGATGAAGAGAAAGAGCACATTATAGAAAAAGCAAAGACATTAGAAGATATAGCATATCCTCTGACTGAGAAATATTTTTTGTTTCGTTATCTGGCTAAAGCAATAGTCTGTGCAAAGGACTCGAGTTTATCTGCGCAAAACAATTATCAAGAGGAAAAAAGTCGTTGCTTAATTTTTTCTCGCGAACTTAAGAATTTTACAGGACCTTCAAATATACAGGATGCAAGCAAAAAGTTCAGTTCTGAACACAGATATATTGATAAATTATTACAAATATCAGATAAAGTAAGTAAACATTCTGGGAAAATAGCAGCTACCTATGTTGCTTATATAGCTGCTATAACATGTGCAAGATATGCAAAAGACGATGAGCATAACGAAGCATGGTATAAGTTAGTTGCTTTACCTAGCACTATTCTTGCTATGTTGCAAATTGTTGTGTCTTGCCCACAAATCATATTCTCAGCGAAAAAGGCAAGAGATATCCGCAATTATGTCTTTGAGGGTAAAAAAGCAAATGGTGCCTACAACATTACAACCAGTAGAGTTGCTGATGTTCAACTTTTGGATAAAAACATTCCTACCTTTTCTAATGGGATGGTATACGTATGTGCTGGCATGTTTAGATGGATTGGTAACCTTTTATTACAACCTATTGACCTAGTTCAAGATGACACTAAAGATCTAATATTAAGGTGGAGTGCAATGCGTTGGTTTACCCCTACTGGTATAGTAGAAGAACAAAGCAAGGTTGCAAGTTTTGTGAACTGTGAATTAAGAAACTTCGTGTATGACAGAATACTTACAGGTGATAGTGCAATAAATAATCAACATGTTAATCGTATTTTTTACTTACTGTATAAAAGAATTGAGGAAAATAAAAAGTGTGATCTTAAAAGAATATACGAAACGCTTACTGGCACAGAAATCGCGAACTTTGAAAGTATTGTTTCCAATAAAGAAAAAAGACAAATATCAAAACTTCAAATTTGGGAGAGGGCAACTTACTTTTTTGCATCTTCTACGCTTATTGCTGAGTATATGTGTTTTAATTATAGAAAGCAGGATATAGGTTGGTATGAAGATCCAGTGTTTTACTTTGCTACTATAGTAAAGTTTATGCGTCTTGGTTCTCTACTGGCATCCAAGTATTTTGGTAATAAAATTACTGAGTATTTGACAGGCAATAAACTAGATAACAATAAGTATTTTCAAGATTTTTTCTATAATGATACGGCAAGAATGGCAGCAGCCGTCATTCCATTGATAATGTTCGAATCTACAGGAGATGTAAAAATATTAAGCATTGCAACAGCAATAGATGTGTTAACAACAGTTAGGTCTGATATAAGTTCTGGTAAAGCATTAAGTAAACTCAATCAAGTCAGTATTGAAAAGTTGACAGCAGAACTTGATGAAGTATCTAATTGTGTAAGATTGTAGCAGAAAAACGGCCAAAAATATCTTTTCTTTAAGAACACTTTTATCTTTGATTATCTGTAAACTCCAACTCTCACAAGCTATGATAGAGTTTTGTGAATTTTTATTTTAGAAAGATGCAAATCATTCTTGCATATCAGAAAGAAATTATGTTCGCCTAATTAGTGGAAGCTAAGATAAGCCTTATTTTCATTTTTACGCAGAATCGAAAATAAGAGGTTTAGTATGTTCATCGAAGGGTGTCATTCCAGCGCGTGACGCTGGAATCCAGGCTTATTTTCATTTCTACGCAAAATCGAAAATAAGAGGTTTCGTATGTTCATCAAAGGGTGTCATTCCAGCGCATGACGCTGGAATCTAGTGAAAAAAAAAGAATGGATCCCGGTATCAAGTACTGGGATGACATCGCTGGACCATTCAGATGACATCCACAACCCTGTCATTCCAGCGCGTGACGCTGGAATCCAGTGAAAAAAGAGTGGATCCCAGTATCAAGTACTGGGATGACAAAAAAAGGGCACTGGGATGACATCGTAGAGGCTACTTGGATGACACCACTTTTGCTTCAATATTCGCACATTAGCCACGTTCCTAAACAGATACAAACATACACTAATATTTGTTTGATACGAAGGAGGGATTATGTATACTGACTTTACAGCTGATTAAATCAAAAACTTAAGCTGATTTTATCTTTGAATGCCTAGATGAATATCTTTGTATTAGATGAAAACCCAGTCATTGCAGCACAAATGTTATGTGATAAGCATA contains:
- a CDS encoding dicarboxylate/amino acid:cation symporter, translated to MHKLAILFSILLAIGAYYLNNEVIFEVAKLFSDIFISLLKLISLPLVFLSIVSTISGLKDSIAIKTLVKKTLFYTLLTTIIAAFVALSFYLLIDPVRKNFISNAIESVNDGNHNYFAYLKSLIPSNFVQVFLENNVIGSVLIAFLMGGAVISLSKEKQDILHQVFSALFDTLLKIAQGLLKFIPLAVWSFITCFLHELKSGSEFYSLLWYFTCIMSANFVQAFLVLPLLMWYKGISPIQTLKGVMPALTLAFFSKSSSATLPTTINCVQNKLKVPKKLSSFILPICTTINMNACAAFILITVMFVAEMNGHTFSLSEMFIWIFLATGAAIGNAGVPMGCYFMATSYLVSMNVPLYIMGLILPIYTIIDMCETAINVWSDVCVTQIINKEYKDEI
- a CDS encoding WPE palindromic element domain-containing protein, which gives rise to MKKKEWIPVSSTGMTSLDHSDDIHNPVIPARDAGIQ
- the pyrE gene encoding orotate phosphoribosyltransferase: MTLDKGNPIIKEFEEAGAILHGHFVLSSGLHSDTYIQCAKIFENPSRAMKVCKLLAHKIKKEISSPIDLILSPAIGGIIVGYEIGRQLGIRTMFCERVNGEFELRRGFEIKKGEKILLIEDVITTGKSSLEAVECAEGKGGKVVAEAALIKRNSEAKLPFPIISLLELNIKNYSEEELPEELKQLPITKPGSREYLGNCTK